The Rhizobium sp. ARZ01 genome includes a window with the following:
- a CDS encoding NAD-binding protein has product DGKLIWTYFEAMKPEEMPKSLLVMGSGAIGIEFASFYRTLGVDVTVVEVMPTVMPVEDAEISALAKKQFEKQGMKIHLDAKVTK; this is encoded by the coding sequence CGGACGGCAAGCTGATCTGGACCTATTTCGAGGCGATGAAGCCGGAGGAAATGCCGAAGTCGCTGCTGGTCATGGGCTCTGGGGCAATCGGCATCGAGTTCGCCTCCTTCTACCGCACGCTCGGCGTAGACGTGACCGTCGTCGAAGTGATGCCGACGGTGATGCCGGTCGAGGATGCCGAGATTTCGGCACTCGCGAAGAAGCAGTTCGAAAAACAGGGCATGAAGATCCATCTGGACGCCAAGGTCACCAAGG